The Longimicrobiaceae bacterium genomic interval AAGAACAAGTGCTGGCTGGTTAAATATCCGGAAAAGCGTGAAGAAGTAAGGCGGGCGGGCGGTGGCTTCGGGACCAGCCCGGTTGCCGCGAGCGGGGTGCCGGTGGCCGGCAGCCCGGATGACGTCGCCCCGACTGAAGAGGTGCGCTGATGGCGAGCACGCCGGAGGGCCGGACGCCCCGGGGGACCGAGGGCCAGGGCGACGGAGGGCGGAGCGGGGGCGAACGGCCGGGCGAGGCCTCGGAGGTCTTCATGGGCCCGGGGGTGGAGCGCGGCCCCGTAGCGGAGGGGAACGGCCGCCGGCAGGTGGAGCGCAAGCCGGAGGCGCCGGAGCGCCAGGAGCTCCCCCCCGCCAAGGGCGACTCGGACCTGCGCGGCCGCACCCCGGACGACATGGAGCCGCCGGCGGACTCGCTCCTGGTGGTCCGCGGGCTCAAGAAGTACTTCCCCATCCGCAAGGGCTTCTTCAACCGCCACGTGGGCGACGTGAAGGCGGTGGACGGCGTGTCGTTCTTCCTGCGGAAGGGGGAGACGCTGGGGGTTGTGGGGGAGTCCGGGTGCGGGAAGAGCACCACCGGGCGGGCGATCCTGCGCCTGATCGACGCCACGGCCGGGCGGGCGGAGTTCGCGGGGCGCAACATCTTCGAGATGGACCGCAACGAGCTGCGCAAGCTGCGGCGCAAGGCGCAGATCGTCTTCCAGGACCCGTTCTCGTCGCTGAACCCGCGCATGACCATCGCGGAGATGCTCCGCGAGGTGCTGGGGATCCACAAGCTGGCGAAGGGGAAGGCGGCGAACGACCGCATCGCGGAGCTGCTCCGGATCGTGGGGCTCCGGCCGGAGCACGCGGTGCGCTACCCGCACGAGTTCTCGGGAGGTCAGCGGCAGCGGATCGGGATCGCGCGGGCGCTGGCGGTGGAGCCGGAGCTGATCGTCTGCGACGAGCCGGTGTCGGCGCTGGACGTGTCGGTGCAGGCGCAGGTGATCAACCTGCTGCAGGACCTGCAGCGGCAGTTCGGGCTCACCTACATGTTCATCGCGCACGACCTGTCGGTGGTGGAGCACATCTCCGACCGGGTGGCGGTGATGTACCTGGGCCGCATCGTGGAGCTGGCGGACGCGCGGGCCATGTACCGCAACCCGCTCATGCCGTACACGCAGGCGCTCCTTTCCGCCGTGCCGGTCCCCGACCCCACGCAGAAGCGCGAGCGGATCGTGCTGCAGGGGGACGTCCCCTCCCCCGCCAACCCGCCGTCGGGGTGCCCCTTCCACCCGCGCTGCCAGCACCCGCTCAAGGACGCGGACTGCGCCAAGATCGTCCCCCCACTGGCCGACAAGGGCGGCGGGCACTTCGCGGCATGCATCAAGGTGCCGCTCGGAGCGGGGGACCGGGACCTGCCGGTGATGCCGCGCGCGGGGTAGCGGGCTCTGCGGTCGGAGATGGATCGGAGCGGGCCGTCCGGTGTCACGGGCGGCCCGCTCTCGTTCTGGCCGAACCTCGAAACAGCATGGGCTCACACAGAGGAAGCAGAGGAAGCAGAGAACAACTGCTCTCCGCTTTTCCTCTGCTTCCCCTGCTTCCTCTGCGTGCGTAATGCCGTTCCTGACCTGCCCGCCAGGATCACCCGGCTGGTGCGCTTCCTGCCACGCCCCCGGGGACCTCGTCCGTTCCCCGGTCTCCGCAGGACCCGGACGGACCCACCGGAATCGTACGGGCCCATGCAGCGACGCCACCTCGTCATCTTCGGTTTCCTGATCGCCGTCCTGGTCGTGATCCGCCTGGTTGCCATGGCGCGCGACGTCCCGCTCGGCGAGCCGCACCCGGTGGACGCACCGGCGGCGGCACGGGCGACGGGGCTCGTGCTCCCGGCGGACCTCCCGCGCCAGGTGCCGGAGTTCCTGGAGACGGGGCAGAACTGGCGCGCGGCCCGCGCACTGCGCGGCTACCTCGGGAGGCGCGACGACCCGGACCCGGCCGCGGTCCTGCTCGCCGCGCGCGCGGAGGCCGGGTGGGGCGGCTGGGAGAACGTGCGCGTGCTGCTGGAGGGGGAGCCGTG includes:
- a CDS encoding dipeptide ABC transporter ATP-binding protein — translated: MASTPEGRTPRGTEGQGDGGRSGGERPGEASEVFMGPGVERGPVAEGNGRRQVERKPEAPERQELPPAKGDSDLRGRTPDDMEPPADSLLVVRGLKKYFPIRKGFFNRHVGDVKAVDGVSFFLRKGETLGVVGESGCGKSTTGRAILRLIDATAGRAEFAGRNIFEMDRNELRKLRRKAQIVFQDPFSSLNPRMTIAEMLREVLGIHKLAKGKAANDRIAELLRIVGLRPEHAVRYPHEFSGGQRQRIGIARALAVEPELIVCDEPVSALDVSVQAQVINLLQDLQRQFGLTYMFIAHDLSVVEHISDRVAVMYLGRIVELADARAMYRNPLMPYTQALLSAVPVPDPTQKRERIVLQGDVPSPANPPSGCPFHPRCQHPLKDADCAKIVPPLADKGGGHFAACIKVPLGAGDRDLPVMPRAG